The genomic interval TTGGTCATGGAGCCCCTCTTGGCGTCCGCCGGTCTTGCCGACATTGGCTATGTGAATCGTCGCGCCGGAGCCACATCCGGTTCAGCCGGCGTGCCGTCCGAAGGCCACCGAACCGGATAATATTCTCTTTAAGATACAGTTACTTAACGAAATCTCGCCGGAGAGCCAAGCAGTCCCTTGCAAAATCGGCGGCGCCCCTTCAAGAGAGGGCGCTCCGGAGAGATGGCCGAGTGGCTTAAGGCGCACGCTTGGAAAGCGTGTGTGCGGGAAACCGTACCGTGGGTTCGAATCCCACTCTCTCCGCCAGCCAGCCGACGCTATTTCGTACTGCTATATGGAGACAAGCTAAAAATCCGGCCGTTTTTCCTGCATTTTTCTCACCAGAGAAATCCGATCGTCGATCCAAATAGCATTCGCTTGGCCCGGAGAATCGAATTTTCTCCAAATCTTTGTACCCCGCGAACTCGGTCTAGTACGGCATTTTCCGGCAGACCAAGGGCTTATTGGGAAGCGGTTTGTATCTCCCTCGCTCAACCGGATGAGAACGGAATTGCGGATTCGATTCGTCCCCGACGGCTGCGGTGCGCTTAGACAAGCCAGGGTAAGTAGCCGGCCACGGGTCCCTCTGGCATATGAATTCGTCCGCGGGTAATTCGCACCCCTCGGTCTCGGTAGCTGGCGCACTTAAAAAGTTAGGTTGACACGGTTGACAAAGTTGACGTCGAGGTTGACCCGCAACCGGCCCCTCACCAGTCAGCAGACCAAAATTTTCAGGTTAACGCGGTTAACACGTCAGTTAACACCACCGACACTTCTTTGTCCGAAACCAGCCCTTCCTGCGCGCGCGGGCGCGCGCTTAGTCGCCATATGCTCCGCATCCGCCTAATAGCGGTTCACCTCTTGGCCAGATCGCGACGCGATTTTGCTTCCGTCGACAATTCGGTCACCGGGATGCAGCACGACGCGGTCGCCGACAGCGAGCCCTGACAGAACTTCGGCCATCCGATTATTGCGGTGGCCGATCTGGACCGCGGTCGTTCTTGCGTAGCCGTTTTGGTCGACAAAAATGGCCCATTGATCGCCTTTCCGGAATAGCGCACTCACAGGGACGCTCAGGGCATCCGAAGCGCTCCACGTGGTGACATGGACAACGACGCGGTAGTCGTGGCCAAGCGAGGCCCAACTCTCCGGCGGGTCCACAAAGTCGATGGTCACCCGGACGCGCTGCTCCTCGATTCCAAGCGCCGAGACCTTCAGGAAGCCAGCCGGATCCACTCGGACAACCTTGCCGCTGACGGGCTGCCCGCCCCAGCCGTCGATCCGGACGGGCGCGCCCACCTTGATCTGGACGGCATCGGTCGAAAGCAGGTCAGCCACGACCTCCAGATCGAGAGGGTTGCCGATGTCGACCAGCGGTGTTCCAGGCAAAACCGTCGCCTCGCTGTCCTGAATGATCTTCAGCACCCGTCCGCTTGCCGGCGCGAGCACCCGGACACAGCAGGTCGGCTCTGCCGACGGCGCGGCGTTGGCCGGGTCCATCAAACGGGCCGCCAGGCTGGTGCGCACCGCGCGACGCATGTCGACCTGAGCCTTGGCGCTTGCCAGGGCGGCCTCGTTGGTGGCGACCTCGAACTTCGCCTTGTCGAAGGCCTGGGCGGAAATGGTCTGCGTCCGTGAGAGCGCCTGGGCTCGCTGGAATTCGGTCCGGGAGAAGTCCAGCGCGGCTTCGATCCGCTTCACCTCTGCTTCCTGCTGCTGAATGGCTGCGTCCGCGGCCAGGACCTCGGCCTGAAGCTGGTCGCGCGAACGAACGTCGATGAAGCCCGGCAGCGTCGGCTGCATCAGGGCGATGACGGTCCGGTTGGAGACGACCTCGTCGCCGATGTGAAGCGACGGCCCCCGTTCGCCGAGCGGGTGCGAGATCCTCAGCACCTTTCCGGCGATGGGCGCCGAGACGGTGTAGACGTGGCGAACGTGAGTCTTGCCGTCGTCATCGGCGGTGACTTCGATCGGGCCCTTCGCGACCGTTGCGAGATCGACCAGGGCCGGCCGAGGCCAGGCGAACCAGGCCAGTCCTCCCGCGATCGCGGCTAGAAGCGCAGCACCGATGATACGTTTGGTCCAGTTCGGCGGCATGGCTAATCTCGCGTCTTGAGGACCGCGACAAGGTCCAGTTTATCGATGCGTTCACGGATGACCGCCGCGGAAGCGACGGCAGCCAGCACCACGACGGACGTTGCGACGACATACGTCGAATGCTCGACGACGAGGCGGACGCGCATCAGTTCGCCGGCCAGGTTCGTCTTCATGACCCACGCCAGCCCGTAACCCATCACCCAGCCCGGCGGCTGGGCGATCAGTGTCAGGATGGCGAGCTCGAGCAGGAGGATGCGCAGCACCTCGCCGCGCGTGAAGCCGAGCACGCGCAGGCTTGCCAGTTCCCGCGCCCGTTCGGAGAGCGAGATCCGCGCGTTGTTGTAGACGACGCCGAATGCGATCACGGCGGCGAGCCCGGTGTAGATGCTCGCCATCGTGGTGACGAGCAGCGCAACGGACTTGCGAAAATTGTCCAGCGACACGCGCTGCAGAGCTACGCCACCGACCGTCGGCATGGACTTCACTGCCGCGTAGAAGTCTTCCTTCCGGTTCTCGTCGAGGCTGAGGTTCACGCTGTTCACGACAGGCG from Bradyrhizobium arachidis carries:
- a CDS encoding efflux RND transporter periplasmic adaptor subunit, with product MPPNWTKRIIGAALLAAIAGGLAWFAWPRPALVDLATVAKGPIEVTADDDGKTHVRHVYTVSAPIAGKVLRISHPLGERGPSLHIGDEVVSNRTVIALMQPTLPGFIDVRSRDQLQAEVLAADAAIQQQEAEVKRIEAALDFSRTEFQRAQALSRTQTISAQAFDKAKFEVATNEAALASAKAQVDMRRAVRTSLAARLMDPANAAPSAEPTCCVRVLAPASGRVLKIIQDSEATVLPGTPLVDIGNPLDLEVVADLLSTDAVQIKVGAPVRIDGWGGQPVSGKVVRVDPAGFLKVSALGIEEQRVRVTIDFVDPPESWASLGHDYRVVVHVTTWSASDALSVPVSALFRKGDQWAIFVDQNGYARTTAVQIGHRNNRMAEVLSGLAVGDRVVLHPGDRIVDGSKIASRSGQEVNRY